From Nicotiana tabacum cultivar K326 chromosome 22, ASM71507v2, whole genome shotgun sequence, one genomic window encodes:
- the LOC107786410 gene encoding delta-1-pyrroline-5-carboxylate dehydrogenase 12A1, mitochondrial-like — translation MYRVAAYRQLKNRVSWISSFNFTRSNHTLPFATVKAEEISGSQPAEVHNLVQGKWTGSSSWNTILDPLNGQPFIKVAEVDESELQPFVESLSRCPKHGLHNPFKAPERYLMLGDVSTKAAHMLGLPEVSDFFAKLIQRVSPKSYQQAHGEVFVTQKFLENFCGDQVRFLARSFAVPGNHLGQQSHGFRWPYGPVAVIAPFNFPLEIPVLQMMGALYMGNKPVLKVDSKVCVVMEQFLRLLHDCGLPADNVDFINSDGKTMNKLLIEGKPRMTLFTGSSRVAEKLADDLSGRVKLEDAGFDWKILGPDVHEVDYVAWVCDQDAYACSGQKCSAQSILFMHENWGRSSLLDKMTELSARRKLDDLTIGPVLTVTTEAMLDHAKKLLQIPGSRLLFGGEALQNHSIPAIYGAIKPTAIFIPLEEILKEQHYHLVTKEIFGPFQVVTEYKDNQLPLVLNALEKMHAHLTAAVVSNDILFLQEVIGNSVNGTTYAGLRARTTGAPQNHWFGPAGDPRGAGIGTPEAIKLVWSCHREVIYDVGPVPLGWKTPAST, via the exons ATGTATCGAGTAGCCGCATACAGGCAGTTGAAAAATAGAGTTTCTTGGATCAGTTCATTCAATTTTACCAG ATCAAATCATACTTTGCCCTTTGCTACGGTAAAAGCTGAAGAAATATCAGGCTCTCAACCTGCTGAAGTCCACAACTTGG TGCAGGGGAAGTGGACAGGATCTTCTAGTTGGAATACAATATTGGATCCCTTGAATGGGCAGCCATTCATTAAAGTTGCAGAAGTAGATGAATCAGAATTGCAG CCATTTGTGGAGAGCTTGTCCAGGTGCCCGAAACATGGTCTCCATAATCCATTCAAAGCACCAGAAAG GTACCTAATGCTTGGAGACGTATCTACAAAAGCAGCTCATATGCTTGGCTTGCCTGAG GTTTCTGACTTCTTTGCTAAGCTAATACAGCGGGTGTCTCCTAAGAGTTACCAACAAGCTCATGGTGAAGTTTTCGTCACACAGAAATTTCTGGAAAATTTCTGTGGTGATCAG GTTCGCTTTCTAGCTAGGTCTTTTGCAGTACCAGGAAATCATCTGGGGCAGCAGAGCCATGGTTTTCGCTGGCCTTATGGACCT GTGGCGGTTATTGCTCCCTTTAATTTTCCCTTGGAGATTCCTGTACTTCAGATGATGGGAGCATTATATATGGGGAATAAGCCGGTCCTTAAAGTTGATAGCAAG GTATGTGTTGTTATGGAACAATTTCTTCGACTGCTTCATGATTGTGGGTTACCTGCGGATAACGTGGATTTCATAAACTCAGATGGAAAGACGATGAATAAGCTACTCATTGAG GGAAAACCACGCATGACTCTCTTCACAGGTAGCTCAAGAGTGGCAGAGAAGTTAGCTGATGACCTAAGCGGTCGAGTCAAACTAGAAGATGCTGGATTTGACTGGAAGATCCTTGGGCCCGATGTCCATGAG GTGGATTATGTTGCATGGGTTTGTGATCAAGATGCATATGCATGTAGTGGTCAGAAGTGTTCAGCTCAATCAATATTGTTCATGCATGAG AATTGGGGTAGAAGCTCTCTCTTAGACAAAATGACCGAGCTTTCTGCTAGAAGAAAGTTAGATGATTTAACTATTGGTCCTGTCCTTACG gttacaactgaagcaaTGCTAGACCATGCGAAGAAATTACTTCAGATACCTGGATCAAGACTGCTCTTTGGTGGTGAAGCCTTACAAAACCATTCTATCCCTGCAATTTATGGAGCCATTAAACCCACTGCTATTTTCATACCACTTGAAGAAATACTCAAAGAACAACATTATCATCTTGTGACCAAAGAGATTTTCGGGCCGTTCCAG GTTGTCACTGAGTACAAAGATAATCAACTTCCGCTGGTTTTGAACGCCCTTGAAAAGATGCATGCACATTTAACAGCTGCTGTGGTGTCAAATGACATACTGTTCCTGCAA GAAGTAATTGGAAATTCAGTTAATGGAACTACTTATGCTGGATTGAGAGCAAGAACAACAGGGGCTCCACAGAATCACTG GTTTGGTCCAGCTGGGGACCCAAGAGGAGCAGGAATAGGTACTCCAGAAGCTATAAAACTTGTATGGTCTTGCCACAGAGAAGTCATATATGATGTTGGTCCCGTGCCACTCGGATGGAAAACTCCAGCATCTACTTGA